In Thalassophryne amazonica chromosome 4, fThaAma1.1, whole genome shotgun sequence, a genomic segment contains:
- the LOC117508155 gene encoding AP-1 complex subunit sigma-3-like has translation MIHFLLLFSRQGKLRLQKWFITLSDREKKKVIRDMMMMVLARPARSCNFLHWRDLKIVYKRYASLYFCAGLEEQENELLTLEVLHRYVELLDKYFGNVCELDIIFNFEKAYFILDEFLMGGEIVEPSKAAVAVAMEESDTLQETMEEYMSKPVY, from the exons ATCCACTTCCTGTTGTTGTTCAGCCGCCAGGGGAAGCTGCGCCTGCAGAAATGGTTCATAACGTTAAGTGACCGGGAGAAGAAGAAGGTGATCAGGgacatgatgatgatggtgttggCTCGTCCAGCACGTTCCTGCAACTTCCTCCATTGGAGGGACCTGAAAATTGTTTATAAGCG GTATGCCAGTTTGTATTTCTGTGCTGGTCTGGAGGAGCAGGAGAACGAGCTGCTCACACTGGAAGTATTGCACAGATATGTGGAGCTGCTGGATAAGTACTTTGGAAAT GTCTGTGAGCTGGATATCATTTTTAACTTCGAGAAGGCCTACTTTATCTTGGATGAATTCCTGATGGGAGGAGAAATTGTAGAACCTTCCAAAGCAGCAGTGGCTGTGGCAATGGAGGAGTCTGACACACTCCAGGAG ACAATGGAGGAGTACATGAGCAAACCCGTCTATTGA